Below is a genomic region from Spartinivicinus marinus.
CGTAAAATAATAATGGATACCTATAAAGAGTTTGCCTTGAAAGAAGGAATGACAGCAGGTATCACTTATGCATTACCCTGGAATGAGTTAGTTAACGAATATCAACGACTAAACCCTGGCATTAACTTCCAGGCAATACCTATCAAAGACAGTAGCTTTAAGTTTAACACCTTACAAGCAAGTTCCTTAGAAACAGCTTTTAGGGAACTACCAGGTGCTTTGTCAGTGAGTGTTGCGGGTAAACACAGTGGTTTATTTGTGGAGCCAAATACTTTAGAAGCTCCACAAAAACTCGGTGATCAGTCTGATAAAAATATACCCTTTACTGACTCTATTTCTGGGCAAGTAAGATTAAGTTTGATGGGAGCATGTCCTCTACTTGATGATGAAGGTAATATAAAAGAGAATGCAAGCAAAGAACTACATAGCTATTTAATGCCCAATGCAGTTTTAGAATATGAGGTAAAAGTTAACAGAGGCTATAAAGCTGAGTATAACTTATACAGAATGTATGAAAAATACATGAAAACCAAAACAAAAGGCGGTGGTTTTATCAGGCACAAGAAAAAAACTAAAGGATATGAAAACAAAATTGTTGAAGAAGGTTTTACCATAGAATTTTTAGCTGATGGAGGTGAATTCAATTACACACCAGAGGAGCAAGCGCGTATTGCCTCAGAAGTAAAAAGCACACTAATAAATCGGGCTGTAAAACATATTGCCACTTTTGTCGATATTCGTAAGATGGTTCCCGAGCTGCAAGAAACTACCATCACAGGTGCAGGCGTTTTTGCACAAACCTTAGCTAAAAACTGTAAATTCAAAGGGAGCGAGCCAAAAGATAAAACAGAAGAAACAACACCTGAAACTACAACAAATGGTACTGCTGAACTGGTAGCAACGCCCTCTGGTGAAACCTCAACAACAAATAACTCAGAAACCACACCCGATTCAATTAGTGAAAAGAATAAAGCTGGCTATGAATTAGCCTGTCAAGATGCTGAAAACACACCTCCTAACACTGCAGCTGGAAATAACAACGAAGCAGCTGGTGAAGTAGCAGGAGAGCTTGCTAAAACTGCAGCTTCAGCATTAGCCTCAGGTAATTATTACGCTGCTGCTGGTGCAGCTGCTGCAGCTATTTTTATTGATACTTTTGCTTCATCTTCAACCAAAGTTTACTTCAAAGAAACCTTAGATGTAAATTTGAAAGAAGATATTAAGGGTGTATCGTTTATTGATAGAGTAAAAACTGTCAGTTTTGCCCCTAAACTTGAGCAATAAAATGATATATAGGCAGCCTCATGGCTGCCTTTTTGGTGTGTTATGAATACAACTGTAGTATCTAAAACTAGTCATATTGATAATTCTTTTATCGTCAACCCAATTTATGACTCATTTTTCTTTATCTTTTCACCCCTTATTGCATTAACACTTGGCTATTTGATCTACAAAACTGGCTGGGGTGATATTACTTTTATCTATGAAGGGGAAGAACGCTCTTTCACTAACACTTTTATTGGCAGTTTAATCATGGCTCATTTAGTGATTGTGTTTTTTAGAAGCCATGGCAACAACAGCATTGTGAAACAATTTCCTGTTCGATTTTTTCTGATTCCTGTTATTTTATATATCAGTATGGTGTCTTCTTTATGGGTGTTGGTATGTATGAGCGTGTTAGCAACCTGGTGGGATGTTTATCATTCGGGATTACAAACTTTTGGTTTAGGCCGTATCTATGATGCTAAGATTGGCAACAAAGCCACTGTTGGACGCAGGTTAGATTATTTTTTAAATTTATATCTTTACGCTGGCCCTATTTTAGCGGGGATCACATTAATTGATCATATTGAAGACTTTGAGGAGTTCCAAGCTGTTGGCAGTATATTTTTTACTGCAGTTCCTGCCTATACGATGCACTATCAACGCTACCTTTTATACTTTGTTGTTGGTACTGGTATACCCTTCTTTATCTATTATTTATATGCTTACTGGCGTTATACCAAACAAGGCTATGCTGTTTCGCCACAAAAGGTCATGTTATTAGTCTCAACCGGTTTATGTTCTATTTATAGTTGGGGGTTTAATAGTTTTGGTGAAGCCTTTTTCATTATGAATTTTTTCCATGCCATCCAGTATTTTGCTATTGTCTGGCACAATGAAAAGCATAATATGAGTCGCTTATTTAGAGTACAGAATTTGCCACTACCAAAGCTTTTTACATTAATTATATTTTTAGGATTAGCTTTTGCTTATGGTACTTGGGCTGAATTTACGTTAGCAGACAGTGATTATATTTATGCCCTACTGATTTTAATTTCGATTTTACATTTTTGGTATGATGGGTTTATTTGGTCGGTGAGAAAAAAGCAGGTGTAAGGTTCTTTTCCCCTTAGCCCCTTTTCAAAAAAAGGGGCTAAGGGGGAGAATAAATAGGTAAGTGCAACTAAGCCTTCAAACTCTTTTCCACTATTTCGTACACATCCTTCGATAGCTCTGGCTGTTTTCTTATCCTGACTAGCTCAGCTTTCATTTGCGCTTGATGGGGTTCGCCATAGCGTTTCCAGCGAGTTAGTGGGGTTAATAAACGGGAGGCTATTTGTGGGTTCACGATATTGAGTTTAATCACATAGTCTGCCAATAGTTTATACCCTACTCCTGTTTCCTGATGAAAGTGTACGGCATTATTCATGGCAAACTGGCCTATTAAAGAACGAATTTTGTTAGGGTTTGTAATATCAAATGCTTCATGCTCCTGTAAGCTGAGTATGTGTTCAAAGGCTCCAGGTAAACTACAATTGGCTTGTACTGCCAACCACTGTTCCATTACCTGTACATCCTCTTGCCAACGTTGATAAAAATCAGCTAAGGCTGTTTTCGCTATTGGTTTAGCAGGCTCTGCTGGAGCGTTGACTAAGCAACTTAAGGCTGCGTATTTATCCGTCATATTGGTAGCGGTTTGATATTGCTTTTCTAATAGCGCCAGCTGTTGTTCGCCTAATTGGGATAAATAACTTAAACAGGTGTTTTTCAGGCTTCGTTCTGCTATATCTGCTGCCGTAGGCTGATAGGCTTTATCCGACTGGAGTCGTTGATAAACGGCCAACCAATCTTCTGACAGCGCTTCTGCCAATTGTTGTTTGGCAAACTCTCTCGCTTGATGAATAGCCAAGGGATATATAGTTTCTGCTTGCTCTGCTAAATAACCTTCAGAAGGTAATGCTAGCATTTTAGCTGCTACTGCCGGGTCTAGTTGTTCATCTTGTAATACTGCTCGATAGGCTTGAATTAATCGGTCATCTAAGGTTAATGACTGATTTTTTCGTGCTTTTTCGGCTAATTCTTCCAAGATATCCACAGCTAATTGCTGGCCCGCCTCCCAGCGATTAAAACCATCACTGTCATGAGATGCTAAAAATAACAATTGATCCCGACTATAGGGATATTTTACTTTCACTGGCGCTGAAAAGCCCCTTAATAATGACGGTAATGGTTGTTGAGCAATATTTTTAAAGGTAAAGGTTTGCTGCTGTTCGGTGACATCCAATACTTGGGTTGTGTCTCCAGCGTTATTAAGCGCAATATCATGTCCCTCTGGATCTAACAGACCAATCGCTACTGGAATATGAAAAGGTTTTTTATCAGTTTGGCCTGGCGTTGCTGGGCAATGTTGTTTAACCGTTAACTGATATTGCTGATTATTGTTGTCGTATTGATCCGTGACAGTAATTACCGGGGTACCTGCCTGGCTATACCAACGTCGAAATTGGATTAAGTCAACCTGATTAGCATCTTCCATGGCTTTTACAAATTCTTCGGTGGTGACAGCCTGGCCATCATGACGCTCAAAGTATAAATCACTACCTTTTCTAAAGCCTTCTTTACCCACAATGTTGTGGATCATTCGGACGACTTCGGCCCCTTTTTCATACACCGTCAGGGTATAAAAGTTAGATATTTCTATATAAGAATCTGGGCGAATGGGGTGAGCAGTTGGGCCTGCATCTTCAGCAAATTGCGCGGTACGTAAAAAATTGGCATCTTCAATACGCTTGACTGGTCGCGAATTCATATCAGCAGAAAATTCTGCATCACGAAACACGGTAAAGCCTTCTTTTAGACTGAGTTGAAACCAATCACGACAAGTTACTCGGTTTCCTGACCAATTATGAAAATACTCATGCCCCACAATCGCTTCAATCCGTTGATAGGCATTATCCGTTGCAGTATCAGGCTTGGCTAACACACAGGATGAATTAAAAATATTCAGCCCTTTATTTTCCATTGCCCCCATATTAAAGTGATCAACAGCCACTATCATAAAAATATCCAGGTCATATTCTCGGCCATAGACGTCTTCATCCCATTTCATCGATTTTTTCAACGAAGTCATGGCATGATCACATTTATCAATATTTTTATGTTCAGTAAATATTTTTAAGGTAATTTCCCGACCGGAACAGGTGGTGTATTTATCAGTAATGTTGGATAAATCACCTGCCACTAAAGCAAATAAGTAACTGGGCTTTTTAAATGGGTCTTCCCAGGTAACCCACTGTTTACCATCTTCTCGCTCCCCTTTGGCAATATCAT
It encodes:
- the pepN gene encoding aminopeptidase N yields the protein MKDAQPKTIYLKDYQEPDYWIDNTELSFDLGEEITVVQSKLSLRLNENKTHNNLPPLVLDGTDQVLKQVLVDGKTIEPGQYKLTDETLALPVTQKTFIVEVTTEIKPQENTSLEGLYKSNGMFCTQCEAEGFRKITYYLDRPDVMAKFKTTIIADPKQYPVMLSNGNDIAKGEREDGKQWVTWEDPFKKPSYLFALVAGDLSNITDKYTTCSGREITLKIFTEHKNIDKCDHAMTSLKKSMKWDEDVYGREYDLDIFMIVAVDHFNMGAMENKGLNIFNSSCVLAKPDTATDNAYQRIEAIVGHEYFHNWSGNRVTCRDWFQLSLKEGFTVFRDAEFSADMNSRPVKRIEDANFLRTAQFAEDAGPTAHPIRPDSYIEISNFYTLTVYEKGAEVVRMIHNIVGKEGFRKGSDLYFERHDGQAVTTEEFVKAMEDANQVDLIQFRRWYSQAGTPVITVTDQYDNNNQQYQLTVKQHCPATPGQTDKKPFHIPVAIGLLDPEGHDIALNNAGDTTQVLDVTEQQQTFTFKNIAQQPLPSLLRGFSAPVKVKYPYSRDQLLFLASHDSDGFNRWEAGQQLAVDILEELAEKARKNQSLTLDDRLIQAYRAVLQDEQLDPAVAAKMLALPSEGYLAEQAETIYPLAIHQAREFAKQQLAEALSEDWLAVYQRLQSDKAYQPTAADIAERSLKNTCLSYLSQLGEQQLALLEKQYQTATNMTDKYAALSCLVNAPAEPAKPIAKTALADFYQRWQEDVQVMEQWLAVQANCSLPGAFEHILSLQEHEAFDITNPNKIRSLIGQFAMNNAVHFHQETGVGYKLLADYVIKLNIVNPQIASRLLTPLTRWKRYGEPHQAQMKAELVRIRKQPELSKDVYEIVEKSLKA